In the genome of Hydractinia symbiolongicarpus strain clone_291-10 chromosome 5, HSymV2.1, whole genome shotgun sequence, one region contains:
- the LOC130645507 gene encoding cilia- and flagella-associated protein 46-like isoform X2 — MDAAVRHMLIQAENEQNDVLLREAFEKLRRGRKITGDHTDPFSSDLYVVCAEVSIKLGSKEIVEECIKLYFQKTPSDNQFLCRAYLCQAQLHAPASCFQQEKLVSSTGYLLKAIAFAKTNTRYHFLVYNASVLYWAFARPFMKPNFRHLLAKSLHVVVKALDEVNDEDYEWRAHLMIAVMECHIDAGRRDDALHVGQAAMQFTKSFVPHMCKEVFTLQIRYKLIDPGRISSITKSSFELMICYKILKLTSQTETSAVNTSLEIGKIFKLITDGEDTSSVDTRSTNSSRNFLPLLPAEKNSLLLDLLRLCLDKGQPEAAEQCVDELQHLVADDKLLLQIDFLKCDLMVRKLKEKSESYSKSNIEVRLQAIYTIENHLISANRLNDENTIQMGCLTLWNLCLPLLQHNLRHKIRKQLLLAVEMLENIDSLLTLLRCQMHYEVAKCEEDDDQLQSAITHLLKALDLDDSQSYKSRLEHSLQRLKLKALLYQLPERPEDHAAMIIEQAESSVDAKTSFKMRNYLLKAGMLLAPDVFLLAMDGEEALKVGQGSIEKLADKVNQYKKAISKISGHLNRLEDTDPIERVKLWADLAKTARKQQVWDVTRIAATFCLLYDDNRWFVNTVDNLPSKIFDGKFSNNNQTNVGNVIEFGVLSREQLGGKKTFSTDSDLLRLLAEVNFIYAEALVQLLQSEGLHLLQKAKAPEDNKLRPKKYQNNPVKASEMPEWLTYSDWIDDVSTQAINQFQRAAIIGVELKEPWIVCNAGIYVWNYTKHLLSEGKYSSLTKVFRPLFTSLQSVGHDTEAVFLCDLTNAIALGYLQPYIPQSYYEAVEKCLEDHSSTSSKDKKAKLGTSSNHHTSLKSKAASSVHLTAGAISEVKEAVDIVEYTLNVTSGAEKRNIVPISVRHKLIKTWVLCKGLLNQQLPRNYGHDNDAIDSQGPMSKALCAVEALSLHTKHVAEFPSCSNISEVIKLVKHAKWTDQLLLLQVWTQLALVAYNSNMVDIAVSCCDTALNTGNGSDAYSKKNRKKKTSFYKHNCLVEQEMLCYASTIKGQCLVATMKGRMEVRRLALECFVNACKYGSEAENYDLVMSATRHYWNTVYQLISVPIERKLLKEPIKTILDCVTSVAKNVFDNKDGNNRTESTKKTSLAVNVNNKNSNTEPAQWSSNGKTSLDGDLRLRAALYSVLFQTFADKGEFNDGLLAMDKAIKVMPRTHHRLLIFKHRVITQAKLSKTVQFDMGKFRDESESLLSQMWQRVANYSTHPKNQMSAYINAIDVLTKDENTYQRVDYLAEFGEWLFVNEYPVQKAVDQLLFAISLLVNDLDNSALNPSSSFISFKDDMKYLQNVKDIFKMDTLIRLYVMISEMVGRRDELYQQYNLAAAYLVQHMWKTAITNAEKAVKEGIKPGESAPAKKSNKGSREYARVEKSSFRSSLPSTIELWATYQIPDKLKEHFTADTHGLYISKSSIQKPMLSLYFLEKLTENLASIGFHHLSVQVMLLRTYIAKELVGNRSLLLLMYMRSCELYRRLNMNAAYERYHSFLEEPILTEEDQEKSREEIEVWEEKQRQVRLEELRQGSETKLITAQYLPSSSCKPELGKVLLRDVWAKMAEYLIEQSQYQSARKLLEEASLSAVAFGDYETQELINYNFALIAYHEKDWGKAISFLQHSKVLRNSQTFWMKKILLLVDSLHNFSKQDTTFQSHLTDDGLKNSKSVLENAIATINELIATKKNCTHLGPYIKARFLSHLGMILYTESKEKRYKTLSDKTEFLQNACYYLEEGFKQLSELGYKRESIEMMFLQVEIRKKLALSQQNDQVKKKMLLETVKMARSAVENVTIVAAEITDLSKRDEVGNIFLPIQHDIITARVHCIDVMYEIIKVALEEKKMKRLKEEGKEYIVRLIDNYIETPPELTSFDVTWLNTISHIPQEAMMLSAAIHSLTNKLPTLHAKAALQLGLLLSMLARYNNDDHFDAWTHHEQAIMQGDIDHISCTPSQMHRLKSQDDQLSELQNCIYFSSQAVESLLQAIQIGLHHKNTIALQKSSLQLLDLVGTRDAYFSVQLLALYQSTGAAIAMEKVLQRAFIDPHTSESAAVMAQHEQLRKTMMGGSNVSLHFNSTAMNNFEWCRRLSISKNHFEILKDIPFNITYVLLQHSYDQNYVYGGVMERYRPITSAKKKDSSSASRTTIARQSTSPELLSKLLEMCSEYKSMVAGELMRQIYARYQRDRRKELLGKKFESEEATLQEKETTEHESKKISETFDALVTAIEAYFGNVLTQIQKSFEQDTALYFVVLLADENLLELPLEAMSIFKKPEIKSLSRDFSLQMFYHRFKQGEPDAGRQSKADQKTPLKGKPDAKATKSDKGGSPATKRKITADKKACGKEFVIDKDNIMLDISNLKYLVDPLNDGFSEPDRPEITIDRITNAYKQTSKWTGIKGYEEVSNVKDMQTLLRDSAGFLFLGYERFLSFLPPSCVAAFNLKECHFAVLLDLVKTSSSYLRQGNLDAAKSPSDLQLENPVQTSMILSLCGISALALNQWNGTLKENEKKLETILSGLWLSNLSVGQAIRAIVFPQKLNPPEDKVPRGSSKKKSSTASKESRAASCASEQVDVPNTLNMEGENVKLNYDLYNMVMYGLPNFVVN; from the exons ATGGATGCAGCTGTGAGACATATGTTAATTCAGGCTGAAAATGAACAAAATGATGTATTATTACGTGAAGCTTTCGAAAAGTTGAGACGTGGAAGAAAAATAACTGGTGATCACACTGATCCATTTAGTTCTGACTTGTATGTTGTCTGTGCTGAAGTCTCAATTAAG CTGGGAAGTAAAGAAATTGTTGAAGAGTGCAttaagttatattttcaaaaaacaccTTCAGATAATCAGTTTTTATGTCGAGCTTATTTATGTCAAGCACAGTTACATGCTCCTGCATCATGCTTTCAACAG gAAAAGTTGGTTTCATCAACTGGTTATCTTCTTAAAGCAATTGCTTTTGCAAAAACAAATACCAG ATACCACTTTCTGGTTTACAATGCATCAGTTTTGTATTGGGCTTTTGCTCGCCCATTTATGAAGCCAAATTTCCGTCATTTGTTAGCAAAAAGTCTTCATGTGGTTGTAAAAGCATTGGATGAGGTCAATGATGAGGATTACGAATGGAGAGCACACCTTATGat AGCTGTCATGGAATGCCATATTGATGCTGGTAGAAGAGATGATGCATTGCACGTTGGTCAGGCTGCTATGCAGTTTACAAAATCTTTTGTTCCACATATGTGCAAAGAAGTGTTTACGCTTCAG ATTCGATATAAGCTGATTGATCCTGGACGAATTTCAAGTATAACTAAATCATCATTCGAATTAATGATTTGTTATAAAATCCTGAAGCTTACAAG TCAAACAGAAACGTCTGCTGTAAACACCAGCTTGGAGattggaaaaatatttaaacttatCACTGATGGAGAAGATACAAGTTCAGTAGATACAAGAAGTACAAACAGTAGCAGGAATTTTCTCCCACTTCTTCCAGCCGAAAA GAACTCTTTATTGCTGGACTTGTTACGGTTATGTTTGGATAAGGGTCAACCGGAGGCAGCAGAACAGTGTGTCGATGAACTTCAACATCTTGTTGCG gatGACAAGTTATTGTTGCAGATTGACTTTCTTAAATGTGACCTAATGGTTAGGAAATTAAAAGAGAAGAGTGAAAGTTACAGCAAATCCAACATTGAA gTTCGCCTCCAAGCAATTTACACTATTGAAAATCATTTAATCTCAGCTAATCGCTTGAATGATGAGAATACAATTCAG ATGGGTTGCTTAACTTTGTGGAATTTATGCCTGCCTTTACTTCAACACAATTTAAGACACAAAATACGAAAGCAACTTTTATTAGCcgttgaaatgttagaaaatATTGACAG ctTGCTTACATTACTACGGTGTCAAATGCATTATGAGGTTGCTAAATGTGAAGAGGATGATGATCAACTACAGTCTGCCATAACACATCTCCTTAAG GCACTTGACTTGGATGACTCGCAAAGTTATAAATCCCGGTTGGAGCACTCATTACAGCGACTCAAGTTGAAGGCATTGTTATATCAACTACCTGAAAGACCTGAAGACCATGCGGCAATGATTATAGAGCAG GCGGAGTCTAGTGTTGATGCCAAAACATCTTTCAAGATGCGTAATTACCTTTTGAAAGCTGGAATGCTGCTTGCTCCAGATGTATTTTTATTAGCTATGGATGGAGAAGAAGCATTAAAAGTAGGGCAAGGTTCTATTGAAAAATTAGCAGATAAAGTTAATCAATATAAGAAAGCTATATCAAAAATAAGTGGACATTTAAATAGGCTGGAAGATACTGACCCAATTGAAAG AGTTAAACTTTGGGCTGATCTCGCAAAAACAGCACGTAAACAACAAGTTTGGGATGTCACAAGAATTGCCGCAACATTCTGTCTTTTATACGATGACAACAGATGGTTTGTTAACACAGTTGATAATCTTCCTTCAAAGATTTTCGATGGAAAGTTCTCAAACAACAATCAAACAAATGTGGGGAATGTAATTGAATTTGGCGTTTTGTCAAGGGAGCAACTTGGTGGGAAAAAAACCTTCTCAACTGATTCCGACTTACTAAGGTTGCTAGCTGAAGTTAATTTCATATACGCAGAG GCACTTGTGCAACTACTTCAAAGTGAAGGACTTCACCTTCTACAAAAAGCTAAAGCCCCTGAGGACAATAAACTCAGACCAAAGAAGTACCAAAATAATCCTGTTAAAGCATCAGAGATGCCAGAATGGTTGACTTATAGTGATTGGATTGATGATGTGTCGACTCAAGCGATAAATCAATTTCAAAGAGCTGCGATCATTGGTGTCGAGTTAAAAGAACCTTGGATCGTTTGTAATGCTGGCATATACGTCTGGAATTACACAAAGCATTTGCTATCTGAAGGCAAATACTCTTCACTAACTAAGGTGTTTcgacctttatttactagtttgCAATCTGTGGGACACGATACTGAAGCTGTATTTCTTTGTGATCTTACAAATGCCATAGCGCTTGGCTATTTGCAACCGTATATACCTCAATCATATTACGAAGCTGTTGAGAAGTGCCTTGAAGATCACAGTAGTACATCAAGCAAagataaaaaagcaaaacttGGAACTAGTTCGAATCATCACACCTCTTTAAAGTCAAAAG CAGCATCTAGTGTGCACCTTACTGCAGGCGCTATTTCTGAAGTAAAGGAAGCAGTTGATATTGTTGAGTACACTCTAAATGTGACATCAGGAGCAGAAAAACGCAACATTGTACCTATCAGCGTTCGACATAAATTAATCAAAACATGGGTGCTTTGCAAAGGCCTTTTAAATCAACAACTACCAAGAAACTATGGCCATGATAATGATGCTATTGACTCACAAGGTCCAATGTCGAAGGCTTTGTGCGCTGTCGAGGCCTTGTCTCTTCACACAAAGCATGTTGCTGAATTTCCTTCATGTTCAAATATTTCAGAG GTTATCAAGTTAGTTAAGCATGCTAAATGGACTGATCAGTTATTGCTACTTCAAGTCTGGACTCAACTCGCATTGGTAGCTTATAACTCCAACATGGTAGACATAGCTGTAAGCTGCTGCGATACTGCTTTGAATACTGGGAATGGAAGTGATGCATATTCCAAAAAAaatcgaaagaaaaaaacgag CTTCTACAAACACAATTGCCTTGTGGAGCAAGAAATGTTGTGTTATGCAAGTACCATCAAGGGACAATGTCTTGTCGCCACGATGAAAGGGAGGATGGAAGTGAGAAGATTGGCACTGGAATGCTTCGTAAATGCTTGCAA GTATGGTAGTGAAGCCGAAAATTACGATTTGGTGATGTCTGCAACACGACACTACTGGAATACTGTTTATCAATTAATATCTGTTCCAATCGAAAGAAAGCTGTTAAAAGAGCCAATCAAAACCATCCTAGATTGTGTCACAAGCGtcgcaaaaaatgtttttgacaacAAG GATGGAAATAACAGAACCGAGTCAACAAAAAAGACATCTCTGGCTGTgaatgtaaacaacaaaaacagcaaCACAGAACCAGCGCAATGGAGTTCAAATGGAAAGACGTCGTTAGACGGGGATCTGCGACTGAGAGCTGCTCTTTACAGCGTTCTATTTCAGACATTTGCTGACAAG ggAGAATTTAACGATGGCCTTCTGGCAATGGATAAAGCAATAAAGGTCATGCCTCGAACTCACCATCGTTTACTAATCTTCAAGCACAGAGTTATAACGCAAGCTAAATTGTCAAAGACTGTTCAATTTGACATGGGCAAATTTCGCGACGAGAGCGAATCTTTACTCTCGCAAATGTGGCAACGTGTCGCGAATTATTCGACGCATCCTAAAAATCAAATGTCAGCTTACATTAACGCTATCGATGTTCTAACTAAAGACGAAAACACGTATCAGAGGGTTGATTACTTAGCTGAATTCGGAGAATGGCTATTTGTAAACGAGTACCCCGTGCAGAAAGCGGTTGACCAACTCTTGTTCGCAATCAGTTTACTCGTAAATGATCTCGATAATTCAGCTTTAAACCCCTCTAGTAGTTTTATTTCCTTCAAAGACGACATGAAGTACCTGCAGAACGttaaagacattttcaaaatggaCACTTTGATTCGTTTGTACGTCATGATCTCGGAAATGGTTGGGCGTCGAGATGAACTGTATCAACAGTACAATTTAGCTGCAGCATACCTCGTGCAACACATGTGGAAG ACAGCAATTACGAACGCCGAGAAGGCGGTAAAAGAAGGAATTAAACCAGGCGAATCGGCTCCGGCAAAGAAAAGCAATAAAGGATCAAGAGAATACGCGCGAGTGGAGAAGTCATCTTTCAGATCATCACTACCTTCCACCATTGAACTGTGGGCCACCTACCAAATCCCAGACAAGTTAAAAGAACATTTCACTGCAGATACGCATGGTTTATACATCAGTAAAAGCTCCATCCAAAAACCGATGTTATCCTTGTATTTCTTAGAGAAGCTAACAGAGAACTTGGCTAGTATTGGTTTCCATCATTTGTCAGTGCAGGTTATGTTGCTACGAACGTATATTGCGAAAGAACTGGTTGGTAATAGAAGTTTGTTGTTGCTGATGTATATGAGAAGTTGCGAGTTGTACAGAAGATTGAACATGAATGCAGCATATGAACGCTATCACTCGTTTTTAGAAGAACCTATTTTGACAGAAGAGGACCAAGAAAA GTCGAGAGAGGAAATTGAAGTTTGGGAAGAAAAGCAAAGACAAGTGAGGTTGGAGGAACTGCGTCAGGGAAGTGAAACAAAACTTATCACTGCGCAGTATCTGCCATCGTCGAGCTGCAAACCAGAATTGGGGAAGGTGCTCCTACGAGATGTTTGGGCAAAAATGGcggaatatttaattgagcagtCGCAATATCAAAGCGCAAGAAAGTTACTCGAAGAAGCCAGTCTGTCAGCAGTCGCCTTTGGTGACTATGAAACGCAAGAACTGATTAATTATAATTTTGCCCTGATTGCGTATCATGAAAAAGACTGGGGCAAAGCTATATCATTTCTACAGCATTCGAAAGTTCTACGCAACTCGCAAACGTTTTGGATGAAGAAAATACTGCTTCTGGTGGATTCTTTACATAATTTTTCTAAACAAGACACAACTTTTCAGAGTCATTTAACCGATGATGGATTGAAGAATTCTAAAAGTGTACTGGAGAATGCCATAGCAACTATCAATGAGCTTATTGCCACGAAAAAGAATTGCACCCACCTTGGACCTTACATCAAAGCTAGGTTTCTATCTCACTTGGGTATGATTTTGTACACTGAAAGCAAAGAAAAGCGTTATAAGACGTTAAGTGATAAAACTGAATTTCTTCAAAATGCTTGTTACTATCTCGAAGAAGGATTCAAGCAGCTTAGCGAGTTGGGATATAAAAGGGAGAGCATCGAGATGATGTTTCTTCAAGTAGAGATAAGAAAAAAGCTTGCTTTGTCTCAGCAGAAtgatcaagttaaaaagaagatGTTGTTAGAAACAGTCAAAATGGCGCGCTCCGCTGTGGAAAATGTTACTATAGTTGCAGCGGAAATCACTGACTTATCCAAGAGAGACGAAGTTGGGAATATTTTTCTGCCGATTCAGCATGACATCATCACAGCACGTGTACACTGTATTGATGTAATGTACGAAATAATAAAAGTGGCTTTGgaggaaaaaaaaatgaaaagattaaaAGAAGAAGGGAAAGAATATATCGTACGG CTTATTGATAACTACATCGAAACGCCTCCTGAGTTAACAAGTTTTGACGTAACTTGGTTAAACACGATTTCACATATCCCACAAGAAGCCATGATGCTTTCTGCTGCCATACATAGCCTTACTAACAAGCTTCCTACTTTGCATGCAAAAGCTGCTCTACAGTTAGGTCTACTGTTAAGCATGCTGGCGAGATATAATAACGACGACCATTTTGATGCTTGGACTCATCATGAGCAG GCAATCATGCAAGGCGATATTGACCACATTTCTTGCACTCCTTCGCAGATGCATCGCTTGAAATCACAGGATGACCAACTATCTGAGCTGCAAAACTGCATATATTTTTCTTCTCAAGCAGTCGAAAGTTTGCTGCAAGCCATCCAAATAGGTCTTCATCACAAAAATACGATTGCTCTACAAAAAAGTTCTCTTCAGTTGCTAGATTTGGTTGGAACGAGAGATGCATATTTCTCAGTGCAATTGCTTGCATTATACCAG aGTACTGGTGCAGCAATAGCTATGGAAAAGGTTTTACAGCGTGCGTTCATTGATCCACACACGTCAGAGAGCGCCGCTGTTATGGCGCAGCATGAACAACTAAGAAAAACAATGATGGGCGGATCAAATGTTTCTTTGCACTTTAACAGCACTGCTATGAATAATTTTGAG TGGTGTAGACGCCTTTCCATTtcgaaaaatcattttgaaattttaaaagacaTCCCGTTCAACATCACCTACGTACTGTTGCAGCATTCATACGATCAAAACTACGTGTACGGTGGCGTGATGGAGAGATATCGACCAATTACTTCTGCAAAAAAGAAAGATTCCTCTTCAG CTTCAAGGACAACAATTGCACGACAGTCGACCAGTCCGGAGTTACTTAGTAAACTTCTTGAGATGTGTTCTGAGTATAAGTCAATGGTGGCTGGAGAACTGATGAGACAAATTTACGCACGTTATCAAAGAGACAGAAGAAAGGAGCTTCTCGGGAAAAAGTTTGAATCTGAGGAG GCTACGTTGCAAGAGAAAGAAACTACTGAACAtgaatctaaaaaaattagCGAAACTTTTGACGCACTTGTAACAGCCATCGAGGCTTATTTCGGAAACGTATTAACACAAATCCAGAAAAGCTTCGAGCAGGATACGGcactatattttgttgttttgctgGCTGACGAAAATCTGCTGGAATTGCCACTAGAGGCGATGAGCATCTTCAAGAAACCTGAAATTAAGTCTTTGTCAAGAGATTTTTCACTGCAAATGTTTTACCATAGATTCAAACAAGGAGAGCCTG ACGCTGGTAGGCAGAGTAAAGCAGATCAAAAAACACCATTAAAAGGAAAACCGGACGCAAAAGCGACGAAAAGTGATAAAGGTGGTAGTCCAGCTACTAAACGTAAAATAACTGCTGATAAAAAG GCCTGTGGCAAAGAGTTCGTCATTGACAAAGATAACATTATGTTGGACATCTCAAATTTGAAAT aTTTGGTAGATCCACTAAACGATGGATTCTCTG AACCTGATCGACCAGAGATCACTATAGATCGCATCACTAATGCGTACAAACAAACGTCGAAATGGACTGGTATTAAAGGATATGAAGAAGTTTCCAACGTGAAAGACATGCAGACTCTTCTAAGAGACAGTGCAGGCTTTTTATTTCTGGGATACGAACGTTTTTTGTCCTTCCTTCCACCAAGCTGTGTTGCGGCTTTCAATTTAAAGGAATGTCACTTTGCTGTGTTGTTGGACTTAGTCAAAACTAGTAGCAGCTATTTACGACAGGGCAATCTGGATGCTGCAAAAAG CCCAAGCGATCTTCAGTTGGAGAATCCTGTTCAGACGAGCATGATTCTTTCCTTATGTGGAATATCTGCATTGGCTCTCAATCAATGGAACGGCACTTTgaaagaaaatgagaaaaaactTGAAACAATTCTTAGTG GTCTGTGGCTTAGTAACCTTAGTGTTGGGCAAGCCATCCGGGCAATAGTTTTCCCGCAAAAGTTAAACCCACCAGAAGACAAAGTCCCGAGGGGAAGCTCCAAAAAGAAGTCTAGTACGGCTAGTAAAGAAAGTCGAGCAGCAAGCTGTGCGAGTGAACAGGTTGATGTACCAAATACACTAAATATGGAGGGAGAAAATGTGAAATTAAATTATGACCTCTATAATATGGTGATGTATGGTTTACCGAATTTTGTTGTAAATTAA